A section of the Ciceribacter thiooxidans genome encodes:
- a CDS encoding lysophospholipid acyltransferase family protein has product MASEDKTSSAKAAKRKAWIYSEEQRPAFADWFAGGDRRKRFVRYWFSDNVWNLLHLAGHFGLKLLPMDACSRFGARLGIYAIPRFHKVAEKRARANIAQLCPHLNGDEKEALFLKNCRTQGRLMTEFSVINRLNRHPERIGIHNIEWVIDAAKRGPVIFVGMHLGNWEIGPIILHRVGLVPYINYTPPPGRAKAWIADRVRRKNWLNFLPPGLEGIRPAVRVLKSGGIVSAFCDEGVNGKIRGPLFGRKPHLEGNLAMTIRLARMTGATLCPWYNLRTDGFRFEAYALPPIVLPPEEKNGERLLDDIQLLNDAIEPVIREHLDQWFFLDNALVRE; this is encoded by the coding sequence ATGGCATCGGAAGACAAGACATCGAGCGCGAAAGCGGCCAAGCGCAAGGCGTGGATCTATTCGGAGGAACAGCGGCCTGCATTCGCCGACTGGTTCGCCGGTGGCGACCGACGCAAGCGCTTCGTCCGCTACTGGTTTTCGGACAACGTCTGGAACCTCCTACACCTTGCCGGGCATTTCGGGCTGAAGCTGCTGCCGATGGACGCGTGCTCCCGGTTCGGCGCCCGGCTCGGCATCTATGCCATCCCCCGCTTTCACAAGGTCGCGGAGAAACGTGCGCGCGCCAATATCGCCCAATTGTGCCCGCACTTGAACGGCGATGAAAAGGAAGCGCTCTTCCTGAAGAACTGCCGCACGCAGGGACGCCTGATGACCGAATTCTCCGTCATCAATCGCCTCAACCGGCACCCCGAGCGGATCGGCATCCACAACATCGAATGGGTGATTGATGCCGCCAAGCGCGGCCCCGTCATCTTCGTCGGCATGCATCTCGGCAATTGGGAGATCGGCCCGATCATTCTGCACCGTGTCGGGCTGGTGCCCTACATCAACTACACCCCGCCGCCGGGGCGCGCCAAGGCCTGGATTGCCGACCGCGTCCGACGCAAGAACTGGCTGAACTTCCTGCCGCCCGGTCTTGAAGGCATACGGCCCGCCGTGCGCGTGCTGAAAAGCGGCGGCATCGTCTCGGCCTTCTGCGACGAGGGCGTCAACGGCAAGATCCGCGGTCCGCTGTTCGGCCGCAAGCCGCATCTCGAAGGCAATCTGGCGATGACCATTCGCCTGGCGCGGATGACCGGGGCAACGCTCTGCCCCTGGTACAATCTGCGCACGGACGGCTTCCGCTTCGAGGCCTATGCGCTGCCGCCGATCGTGCTGCCGCCGGAGGAGAAGAACGGCGAACGCCTGCTCGACGATATCCAGTTGCTCAACGACGCGATCGAGCCTGTGATCCGCGAGCATCTGGATCAGTGGTTCTTCCTCGACAATGCGCTTGTGAGGGAGTGA
- a CDS encoding cytochrome P450: MFAWRPRPVEITEKLNDNSFEPAHAAYYDGKSGDWLRLLLQARVDFLSIWRPADFTERVTATRVLGRQIVLVNAPDLIRQVVVKRHENYERKSPQMRRALEYLLGDGLFISDGETWKQRRALVNDIVHTNRVPSFGPVMEKTAGELVERWSRMPDGASVNVLHEMAGLTAEIIARSVFGNNLGKESADAVTDSFTSYQSLIDSINLGYFIGFDEGLPVLRTPSLRRSVKRIHRIIDKVVEDHLAGRGDHNSMVELLIRRQERSPELKLDLVALRNEAATIFMAGHETTAATLTWAWYLLSRAGWAEQAVHEEIARVCGDRMPTIDDVPNLDYCRAVIEETLRLYPPVPILARQTKQADTIGDMPIEPASLVLIVPWLLHRTPSLFEDPHLFRPERFLDGRRPVPYSYIPFASGPRVCPGMNFGLTEAILCLAVLAQRFRVRVDAGHKVEPLCRLTLRPKGGLPVTLHRR; this comes from the coding sequence ATGTTTGCCTGGCGGCCACGACCGGTCGAGATCACCGAAAAACTGAACGATAACTCGTTCGAGCCCGCGCACGCCGCCTATTACGACGGCAAGAGCGGCGACTGGCTCCGGCTCCTGTTGCAGGCGCGCGTCGACTTCCTGTCGATCTGGCGCCCCGCCGATTTCACCGAGCGGGTGACGGCCACCCGCGTGCTGGGCCGGCAGATCGTACTGGTCAACGCGCCGGATCTCATCCGCCAGGTCGTGGTGAAGCGGCACGAGAATTATGAGCGCAAGAGCCCGCAGATGCGCCGGGCGCTGGAATACCTGCTCGGCGACGGCCTCTTCATTTCCGACGGAGAGACGTGGAAACAGCGGCGCGCGCTCGTCAACGACATCGTCCACACCAACCGGGTGCCGAGCTTCGGCCCGGTGATGGAAAAGACTGCCGGCGAACTCGTCGAACGCTGGAGCCGGATGCCGGACGGCGCGAGCGTCAATGTGCTGCACGAGATGGCGGGACTGACGGCGGAGATCATCGCGCGCAGCGTCTTCGGCAACAATCTCGGCAAGGAGAGCGCCGATGCCGTCACCGACAGCTTCACGAGCTACCAGTCACTGATCGACTCCATCAATCTCGGTTATTTCATCGGCTTCGACGAAGGCCTGCCGGTCCTCCGTACGCCATCGCTCCGCCGCTCGGTCAAGCGCATCCACCGCATCATCGACAAGGTGGTGGAGGACCATCTCGCGGGACGCGGCGACCATAACTCCATGGTCGAACTGCTGATCCGCCGGCAGGAGCGCAGCCCTGAACTGAAGCTGGACCTCGTCGCGCTCCGCAACGAGGCGGCGACGATCTTCATGGCCGGACACGAGACGACGGCAGCAACGCTCACCTGGGCCTGGTACCTGCTGTCGCGCGCTGGCTGGGCGGAACAGGCGGTGCATGAGGAAATCGCCCGCGTCTGCGGCGACCGCATGCCGACCATCGACGACGTGCCGAACCTCGACTATTGCCGCGCGGTGATCGAAGAAACGCTCCGGCTCTATCCGCCGGTGCCGATCCTCGCCCGCCAGACGAAACAGGCCGACACCATCGGCGACATGCCGATCGAACCGGCCTCGCTGGTGCTCATCGTGCCCTGGCTCCTGCACCGCACGCCGAGCCTCTTCGAGGACCCTCATCTCTTCCGGCCCGAGCGCTTCCTCGACGGTCGCCGGCCCGTTCCCTACAGCTATATTCCGTTCGCCAGCGGCCCGCGGGTGTGCCCGGGCATGAACTTCGGCCTCACCGAGGCGATCCTCTGCCTTGCAGTCCTTGCCCAGCGTTTCCGCGTTCGCGTCGATGCCGGCCACAAGGTGGAACCGCTCTGCCGCCTCACCCTGCGCCCGAAGGGCGGGCTGCCGGTGACGCTGCACCGGCGCTGA